Proteins encoded together in one Bacteroidales bacterium window:
- the kdsB gene encoding 3-deoxy-manno-octulosonate cytidylyltransferase encodes MKFIAVIPARYDSTRFPGKPLAMIKGKTMIQRVYEQTIKALPEVYVATDDQRIEQAVRNFNGNVVMTSPHHRSGTDRIREASEKIMHHTNNYEVIVNIQGDEPFIQPEQIRELKSCFDDENTDIATLIKPIDNDKALFNPNLPKVITDKYDYAIYFSRSTIPYIRNKDASEWLNSYPFHKHIGIYAYRKHILKAITSLEPSSLELAESLEQNRWIENGYRIKTAITKHENYPVDTPEDLEYIINRLFPE; translated from the coding sequence ATGAAATTTATAGCTGTGATACCGGCACGATATGATTCTACCCGCTTCCCGGGAAAGCCACTGGCGATGATCAAAGGGAAAACCATGATACAACGGGTATACGAACAAACAATAAAAGCATTGCCTGAAGTGTATGTTGCCACGGATGACCAAAGAATAGAACAAGCTGTCAGAAATTTTAACGGAAATGTGGTGATGACTTCCCCGCATCACAGAAGCGGAACCGACAGAATAAGAGAAGCCAGTGAGAAAATAATGCACCATACCAATAACTATGAGGTAATTGTCAATATCCAGGGCGACGAACCTTTCATCCAACCTGAACAGATTCGGGAACTTAAAAGCTGTTTTGATGATGAAAATACCGACATAGCCACACTCATAAAGCCTATAGATAATGACAAAGCGTTATTCAATCCCAACCTTCCCAAAGTAATTACAGACAAATACGATTATGCCATATACTTCAGCCGAAGCACCATACCCTATATCCGCAATAAAGATGCTTCCGAATGGCTAAACAGTTATCCCTTTCATAAGCACATTGGTATATATGCCTACAGAAAACACATACTGAAAGCAATCACCTCACTGGAACCTTCTTCCCTGGAACTGGCCGAATCATTAGAGCAAAACCGGTGGATTGAAAACGGTTACCGGATCAAAACTGCAATTACCAAACACGAGAATTATCCGGTAGACACACCTGAGGATCTTGAATATATAATAAACCGGCTATTCCCCGAATGA
- a CDS encoding glycosyltransferase family 2 protein yields MPDIAIVILNWNTKKQLETFLPSIINHSQDESVEVIVADNGSGDGSAEFLRDHYPELRTILLDRNYGFTGGYNKALAQIEAKYYVILNSDIEVTENWLIPLKKCLEEDDHAAACMPKVKSYHHRKYFEYAGAAGGFIDKYGYPFCRGRIMGIVEEDRGQYDEGSDIFWATGACMFIRADLFHRLGGFDDDFFAHMEEIDLCWRLKKLGYTIKYVSGSVVYHVGGGTLASENPFKLFLNYRNNLFLLYKNLPEKKLFPVFCIRMLMDWLSAFVFLLQGKTRNFLAVFRAYRRFWASFNGLKKKRRSNPPAKKYFPGQVFKGSIVFQYFMKRRRRFSQLKHFTGSLL; encoded by the coding sequence ATGCCTGATATTGCAATTGTTATACTCAACTGGAATACGAAGAAACAACTGGAAACCTTCCTTCCATCTATCATAAATCATTCACAGGATGAATCTGTAGAAGTTATTGTAGCCGATAATGGATCGGGCGATGGTTCGGCAGAATTTCTCCGGGATCACTACCCGGAATTAAGAACCATTTTGTTGGACAGAAATTATGGATTTACCGGAGGCTATAATAAGGCACTTGCCCAAATTGAGGCCAAATATTATGTGATTTTAAATTCAGATATTGAAGTGACGGAAAACTGGCTGATTCCATTGAAAAAATGCCTGGAAGAAGATGATCATGCCGCAGCCTGTATGCCGAAAGTGAAATCTTATCATCACAGAAAATATTTTGAATATGCCGGAGCTGCCGGCGGATTTATCGATAAATACGGGTATCCGTTTTGTCGTGGCCGGATTATGGGTATTGTGGAAGAAGATAGGGGTCAGTATGATGAAGGATCGGATATTTTCTGGGCTACAGGTGCCTGTATGTTCATTCGCGCTGATTTGTTCCATCGGCTTGGCGGGTTTGATGACGATTTTTTTGCCCATATGGAAGAGATCGATTTATGCTGGCGACTTAAAAAACTGGGATATACCATTAAATATGTTTCCGGTTCTGTAGTTTACCATGTGGGGGGCGGGACACTTGCCAGTGAAAATCCCTTTAAATTGTTTCTAAATTACAGAAACAACCTGTTCCTGCTTTACAAAAATCTCCCGGAGAAGAAGTTGTTTCCTGTTTTTTGTATAAGAATGTTGATGGATTGGCTGTCCGCCTTTGTGTTTTTACTACAGGGCAAAACCAGGAATTTTTTAGCTGTTTTTAGAGCGTACCGGAGGTTTTGGGCTTCCTTTAATGGTTTGAAAAAGAAACGTAGAAGCAACCCTCCGGCTAAAAAATATTTTCCCGGTCAGGTGTTTAAGGGAAGTATAGTTTTTCAGTATTTTATGAAAAGACGAAGGCGTTTTTCTCAATTGAAGCATTTTACGGGAAGTTTGTTGTGA
- a CDS encoding TPM domain-containing protein: protein MQILKTQLFKYILAGLLIVSTGQLFSQQEEFPQRPQPPRMVNDFAGFLDQADVQKLEQKLVQFNRETSTQIAIVTMDDIHGYAISDYAVRLAEKWGIGQKGRDNGILILINPSNNKIFIATGYGLEGVVPDATANRIIDEEITPSFKQGNFYQGLDRATDVLINLTQGEYTAQDYREKTGGGKESKAPYPIGILFLLVIVFSVIGRIRRARHYNMHRGSAGSGLPFLAAMFMMGSASGRQRGSFGNFSSGTGSFGGGGGGGFGGFGGGSFGGGGAGGGW, encoded by the coding sequence ATGCAAATATTGAAAACACAATTGTTCAAATACATCCTTGCCGGATTGCTTATTGTATCCACCGGTCAGTTATTTTCACAGCAGGAAGAATTTCCGCAGCGTCCGCAGCCGCCGAGGATGGTCAATGACTTTGCCGGATTTTTAGATCAGGCTGATGTACAAAAACTGGAGCAGAAACTGGTGCAGTTCAACCGGGAAACCTCAACACAGATTGCTATAGTAACGATGGATGACATTCACGGGTATGCCATATCCGATTATGCGGTCAGGCTGGCGGAAAAGTGGGGTATCGGACAAAAAGGCAGGGACAATGGCATTTTGATACTGATCAATCCATCCAACAACAAAATCTTCATAGCCACCGGATATGGTTTGGAAGGAGTCGTTCCCGATGCCACTGCCAACCGAATAATAGATGAAGAGATCACGCCCAGTTTTAAACAAGGCAATTTTTACCAGGGTTTGGACAGGGCTACGGATGTTTTGATCAACCTGACCCAGGGAGAATACACCGCTCAGGATTACAGGGAAAAAACAGGCGGCGGGAAGGAATCCAAAGCGCCCTATCCCATTGGTATATTGTTTCTGCTGGTGATCGTATTTTCGGTAATCGGCCGGATAAGAAGGGCCCGGCATTATAACATGCACCGCGGCTCCGCTGGTAGCGGTCTGCCATTTCTGGCAGCGATGTTTATGATGGGTTCAGCATCAGGCCGGCAGCGCGGATCATTCGGTAATTTCAGCTCCGGAACCGGTAGCTTCGGTGGCGGAGGTGGTGGCGGCTTCGGCGGCTTCGGCGGCGGTAGCTTTGGCGGTGGCGGAGCCGGCGGGGGATGGTGA
- a CDS encoding TPM domain-containing protein, whose amino-acid sequence MKPSKFFTEEQKKLITDAIEEAELNTSGEIRLHVEKSCKIDVLDRAAYIFKKLKMHKTEKRNGVLFYLALNNRKFAILGDAGINAVTPDNFWDEIRDTTLSYFREGKYAEGLARGIRMAGQALKEYFPYQKDDVNELSNEISFGKDKEN is encoded by the coding sequence ATGAAACCATCCAAATTTTTTACAGAAGAACAGAAAAAGCTCATCACAGATGCCATAGAGGAAGCGGAACTGAATACCTCCGGGGAGATCCGGCTTCACGTGGAAAAAAGCTGTAAAATTGATGTGCTGGACCGTGCTGCCTATATATTCAAGAAACTCAAAATGCATAAAACCGAAAAACGCAACGGGGTGCTCTTTTACCTGGCCCTCAACAACCGGAAATTTGCCATTCTGGGAGATGCCGGGATCAATGCAGTAACACCCGACAATTTCTGGGATGAGATACGCGATACCACACTCAGCTACTTCAGGGAGGGAAAATATGCAGAGGGCCTCGCCAGGGGCATCCGTATGGCCGGGCAGGCGCTCAAGGAATATTTTCCTTATCAGAAAGATGATGTCAATGAATTGTCAAACGAAATTTCCTTTGGAAAGGATAAAGAGAATTAA
- a CDS encoding response regulator — translation MTEASKILIIDDMPSHLLLLKTILEEEGFEIITAEDGENALRTLKEDEAIALILLDIMMPGFDGFDFLDKINESETYETPVIIVSAKTDNTSIQKAIEKGAYDYLTKPFNVQDIRNKVRSALK, via the coding sequence ATGACCGAAGCTTCTAAAATATTAATTATTGATGATATGCCCTCTCATCTGTTGTTGCTGAAAACCATTCTTGAGGAGGAGGGTTTTGAGATAATCACTGCTGAAGATGGTGAAAATGCGCTCCGTACGCTGAAAGAGGATGAAGCTATAGCATTGATACTTCTGGATATAATGATGCCGGGATTTGATGGTTTCGATTTTCTCGATAAAATTAATGAATCCGAAACGTATGAGACTCCGGTTATTATAGTGTCTGCCAAGACTGACAATACCAGTATCCAAAAGGCAATTGAAAAGGGGGCTTATGATTATCTTACCAAACCGTTCAATGTACAGGATATCAGGAATAAAGTCAGGTCTGCCCTAAAGTAA
- a CDS encoding LemA family protein, protein MKRSWIIIGIIVIFGLIVYSSIKNTYNRMIQMEQTVEEQWSQVETQYQRRADLIPNLVSTVKGYAEHEQETFQKVAEARSQAASTDVNANNLSPEQLQQFQQAQGALSSALSRLMVVVERYPELKANQNFRDLQAQLEGTENRISVARRRFNQSVQQYNTYIKQFPQTFYANLFGFDEKAYFESQEGADQAPEVQF, encoded by the coding sequence ATAAAAAGGTCCTGGATTATTATCGGAATTATCGTCATCTTTGGATTGATTGTATATTCTTCCATTAAGAACACTTACAACAGGATGATCCAGATGGAACAAACCGTAGAGGAACAATGGTCGCAGGTTGAAACCCAATATCAAAGAAGGGCCGACCTGATTCCGAACCTGGTCAGCACGGTCAAAGGTTATGCCGAGCATGAGCAGGAAACATTTCAGAAAGTGGCCGAGGCCAGATCCCAGGCTGCTTCAACCGATGTCAATGCCAACAATCTTTCTCCCGAACAACTCCAACAGTTTCAACAGGCCCAGGGAGCCCTGAGCTCTGCTTTATCACGTTTAATGGTAGTTGTCGAACGTTATCCGGAATTAAAGGCCAACCAGAATTTCAGGGATCTGCAGGCCCAACTGGAAGGAACGGAAAACCGGATCAGTGTGGCCAGAAGAAGATTCAACCAGAGTGTGCAGCAATACAACACCTATATCAAACAGTTTCCGCAAACATTTTACGCCAACCTGTTCGGTTTCGATGAAAAAGCCTACTTTGAATCACAGGAAGGAGCAGACCAGGCACCTGAGGTGCAGTTCTGA